The Triticum aestivum cultivar Chinese Spring chromosome 3A, IWGSC CS RefSeq v2.1, whole genome shotgun sequence genome includes a region encoding these proteins:
- the LOC123059048 gene encoding uncharacterized protein, producing MEQAGGKGDDDSRLMRDLCTLLVTIIAPVAAASSTDPPPRPVARRPRGSMSPAGAASMLLGASMALMLCGSVTFAIGFLLMPWVAGVALLFGFAGVISTLSSGLLPSSSSSSKEQRLRTPTQGRVRVSAPPMSSVPDKLVAWR from the coding sequence ATGGAGCAGGCCGGCGGCAAGGGCGACGACGACTCGCGGCTGATGCGCGACCTCTGCACGCTGCTCGTCACCATCATCGCCCCCGTCGCGGCGGCGTCCTCGACGGATCCGCCCCCGAGGCCCGTGGCGCGGCGCCCGCGGGGCAGCATGTCGCCGGCGGGCGCGGCGTCgatgctgctgggcgcgtcgatgGCGCTGATGCTGTGCGGGTCCGTGACGTTCGCCATCGGCTTCCTCCTCATGCCGTGGGTCGCCGGCGTCGCGCTGCTCTTCGGATTCGCCGGCGTCATCTCCACcctctcctccggcctcctcccctcgtcctcctcctcctccaaggagCAACGGTTGCGGACGCCGACGCAAGGGCGTGTCCGCGTCTCTGCTCCTCCGATGAGCTCTGTTCCGGATAAGCTCGTGGCATGGCGTTGA